A window of the Comamonas sp. Y33R10-2 genome harbors these coding sequences:
- the kdpA gene encoding potassium-transporting ATPase subunit KdpA gives MWLPWMEFAVVLTVVALLTVPMGQWLARCFTSEHHTWLERMTYGAIGINPQERMGWQHYGIALVLSNAVMMLLGYLILRMQCGLPLNPLDLAAQTPDLAFNTAASFITNTNWQSYGGESSLSNATQMAAITYLMFAGATTGVAVGAGFVRGLARSSSQDVGNYWVDFVRVLWRVLLPLSLVMALVYVWQGIPQTLSTEAIATTLEGAQQQLMMGPVASFESIKHLGTNGGGFFSMNAAHPFENPTPLTNVLHILSMLLIPAGMTYAFGSMLLRRRQGWVLFGACMVMFVGFLSLVFVAEQGGSALLERTGADQQWSQTQPGGNMEGKELRFGIADTALFVTTTTAATTGSVNAMHDSLTPLGGITPMALMMLNCVFGGDGVGLINLIQYAILTVFLAGMMIGRTPEFLGKKIEVREMKLVMLSVLAHPISILGFTALASLWPDAAASLNNRGPHGFSEILYAYASATANNGSAFAGLNANTPFFNTTIGLAMIAGRFLTMLPLLALAGGMAAKATVPAGPGTFPTATPLFMGLLVFVVLVVGGLTFLPALALGPVIEHLQMLMGQLYA, from the coding sequence ATGTGGTTACCTTGGATGGAATTTGCCGTAGTCCTCACGGTCGTCGCGCTGCTAACCGTGCCCATGGGGCAATGGCTGGCACGCTGCTTTACCAGCGAGCACCATACGTGGCTTGAGCGTATGACTTATGGCGCCATTGGCATCAACCCGCAAGAGCGCATGGGGTGGCAGCATTACGGCATAGCGCTGGTGCTGTCCAACGCTGTGATGATGCTGCTAGGCTATCTGATCTTGCGCATGCAATGCGGGCTGCCACTTAACCCATTGGATTTGGCCGCTCAAACTCCAGATTTGGCGTTCAACACCGCCGCGTCGTTCATCACCAACACCAACTGGCAGTCGTATGGTGGTGAATCCAGCCTGAGCAATGCCACGCAAATGGCCGCCATCACCTATTTGATGTTTGCTGGTGCCACCACCGGTGTGGCAGTGGGTGCCGGCTTTGTGCGCGGCTTGGCGCGCTCTAGTAGCCAAGACGTGGGCAACTACTGGGTAGATTTTGTGCGCGTGCTGTGGCGCGTGCTGCTGCCGCTGTCTTTGGTGATGGCACTGGTGTATGTATGGCAAGGCATTCCGCAAACTCTGAGCACCGAGGCCATTGCCACCACACTGGAAGGCGCCCAGCAGCAACTGATGATGGGCCCCGTGGCCAGCTTTGAAAGCATCAAGCATTTAGGCACCAACGGCGGCGGCTTTTTCAGCATGAATGCGGCCCACCCGTTTGAGAACCCCACACCGCTGACCAATGTGCTGCACATCCTGTCGATGCTATTGATTCCTGCGGGCATGACCTATGCCTTTGGCTCCATGCTGCTGCGCCGCCGCCAAGGCTGGGTGCTGTTTGGCGCTTGCATGGTGATGTTTGTTGGCTTTTTGAGCCTGGTGTTCGTTGCCGAGCAAGGCGGCAGTGCCTTGCTTGAGCGCACCGGCGCAGACCAGCAATGGAGTCAAACCCAGCCGGGCGGCAACATGGAAGGCAAAGAGTTGCGCTTTGGCATTGCTGATACCGCATTGTTTGTGACCACCACCACGGCGGCCACTACAGGTTCGGTTAATGCCATGCACGACTCGCTCACGCCGCTGGGGGGCATCACGCCCATGGCGCTGATGATGCTCAACTGCGTGTTTGGTGGTGATGGGGTTGGCCTGATCAACCTAATTCAGTACGCCATCCTGACGGTGTTTCTGGCCGGGATGATGATTGGCCGCACGCCGGAGTTTTTGGGCAAGAAGATCGAGGTGCGTGAGATGAAGCTCGTCATGCTCTCGGTGTTGGCCCATCCCATCTCCATTTTGGGCTTCACCGCGCTGGCCTCTTTGTGGCCCGACGCCGCCGCCAGCCTCAACAACCGAGGCCCGCACGGCTTCTCAGAAATTCTGTATGCCTACGCCTCGGCCACGGCCAACAACGGCTCGGCGTTTGCAGGTCTGAATGCCAACACGCCCTTCTTTAACACCACGATTGGCTTGGCCATGATCGCCGGGCGCTTTTTGACAATGCTGCCTTTGCTGGCACTGGCCGGTGGCATGGCTGCCAAAGCCACCGTGCCTGCTGGCCCCGGCACATTCCCCACGGCCACGCCGCTGTTCATGGGCCTGTTGGTGTTTGTCGTGCTGGTGGTGGGCGGCTTGACCTTTTTGCCCGCTTTAGCGCTAGGCCCAGTGATTGAGCATCTGCAAATGCTTATGGGACAGCTGTACGCCTAA
- the kdpC gene encoding potassium-transporting ATPase subunit KdpC, with amino-acid sequence MKTSPSSLSSSSSISIPTPLAVVPDVTCTPRSWGRLLGSSVRAAVLVMLVTGIAYPLLTTGLAQALFTHAANGSLIEQNGRIVGSALIGQQFDGATYFHSRPSATMGPDPDKEGASVSTPYNGGASGASNQGATHEALAATVTERVAQYRAVNGLPADASVPVDAVTASASGLDPHISVANAALQLPRVAQARGLSPELVQPLLDQATVQRTALLLGEPRVNVLQLNLALDAFKAPTAAAKE; translated from the coding sequence ATGAAAACCTCTCCCTCCTCTTTGTCTTCATCCTCCTCTATCTCAATACCCACCCCCCTTGCCGTGGTGCCTGATGTGACCTGCACTCCCCGCTCTTGGGGCCGGCTTTTGGGCAGCAGCGTGCGTGCCGCCGTACTGGTCATGCTGGTCACCGGCATTGCCTACCCACTGCTCACCACCGGCTTGGCGCAAGCCCTTTTTACGCATGCGGCCAACGGCAGCCTGATTGAGCAAAACGGCCGCATTGTGGGCTCGGCACTCATTGGTCAGCAGTTTGATGGCGCGACCTACTTTCACAGCCGACCCAGCGCCACCATGGGGCCTGACCCAGACAAGGAAGGCGCCAGCGTTAGTACGCCCTACAACGGCGGTGCATCCGGCGCCAGCAACCAAGGCGCAACCCATGAAGCCTTGGCCGCCACAGTGACTGAGCGCGTGGCGCAGTACCGCGCCGTCAATGGCTTGCCCGCTGATGCCAGCGTGCCAGTCGATGCCGTCACAGCCTCCGCCTCTGGGCTTGACCCCCATATCTCGGTGGCCAACGCCGCGCTGCAACTGCCGCGTGTGGCCCAAGCGCGCGGCCTGAGCCCTGAGCTTGTGCAACCGCTGCTAGACCAAGCCACCGTGCAGCGCACCGCGCTTTTGCTGGGTGAGCCCCGTGTGAATGTGCTGCAACTCAATCTGGCGCTCGATGCTTTCAAAGCACCTACCGCTGCAGCCAAGGAGTAA
- a CDS encoding AAA family ATPase: protein MTQLTFNIFDSLSAWGTTLPTWQYFLLSKLVEDIELSDAVLDEVFSEYLIDQNLAGPDAARVAWNPVLPQFKPGAPAVVSTLTKMTGVSGVNALAAGETLNFGPKLTVIYGPNGAGKSGYARVLKSACFTRSKDVGILGDVKLGKSKQPKPTAKFSFDDGSTVDFVHQEPFQRMRDGFAVFDSTCVRVHLDGRNAFQVMPYLFDVFPRMVAAFTGLQTKLRDQITQRTHAADKYAIQNSTSEVATALSALTAKTDLARLQELAVYGEAEAARLSAIEQQLVELRTSDPKEIVKRNEQRIADLKAVHTSIGALTQAIQPVLVQGIAATASRITALVEQGAALSAARFGGEPVQPVGTRAWLDLLAAAIAYGEEAYPGAPFPSQTDGARCVLCQQTLDADSADRLTKFYQTATSDVEAQLAVTRSTLKSHNVALGKVGLSFFGEESAARRTVQELDAVLAAEIIGYIEGFRSIVGVLSEAVAKETDPALSLLAYDTVSDRVSALVDRLAQDNGKLQQSDPQVLIDALLLELQLLKDRQWLADHYIAVAEAVEDQNWVLKANACLRSLPTIQRDVTSKQKALAKELVAQGFIARFTENCTALGLTLPVQFKFAGEAGTTDRKIEIANAGMAGVDPSQVLSEGEQTAAALADFLTEVELNGACAGVIFDDPVTSMDHVRKESIAQRLVTEANRRQVVVFTHDIMFTNYLAAAAKEKGVAFAGRTVWRDDANSPGAIDRLAFPYEHYEGAAHERAKGHYETALTLAGDPQRDAMEKACGSLRTAYEDFIQKTLFNNVVRRWRENITFTLNKVYFDEAIAARIHDRMAALSRYIDAHSHSQDFHEVPLTTDLIKSELAHFDAIKSDYKRARSAWEKAKPNATSVFS, encoded by the coding sequence ATGACACAGCTGACGTTCAATATCTTTGACTCCTTGTCCGCTTGGGGCACGACACTTCCCACCTGGCAGTATTTCTTGCTGAGCAAATTGGTGGAGGACATTGAACTGTCCGATGCCGTGCTCGATGAGGTTTTCTCGGAGTATCTGATTGACCAGAACCTGGCTGGCCCCGATGCGGCCCGCGTTGCTTGGAATCCGGTGCTTCCTCAGTTCAAACCGGGTGCTCCTGCCGTGGTCAGTACCCTGACGAAGATGACCGGTGTCTCAGGCGTCAACGCGCTGGCCGCAGGTGAAACGCTTAACTTTGGTCCCAAGCTCACGGTGATCTACGGACCCAACGGGGCTGGCAAGTCTGGTTATGCACGGGTGCTGAAATCCGCGTGCTTTACGCGATCGAAGGATGTCGGGATCCTGGGCGATGTGAAGCTTGGGAAGAGCAAGCAGCCAAAGCCAACTGCGAAGTTCTCATTCGACGATGGTTCGACCGTGGACTTCGTTCATCAGGAACCCTTCCAGCGAATGCGCGATGGCTTCGCTGTCTTCGACTCGACTTGCGTTCGCGTGCACCTGGACGGCCGCAACGCTTTCCAGGTCATGCCGTATCTGTTTGATGTCTTCCCGCGCATGGTGGCGGCATTCACCGGACTGCAGACCAAACTCCGTGACCAGATCACGCAGCGCACCCACGCCGCCGACAAATATGCCATCCAAAACAGCACATCCGAAGTCGCGACAGCTCTCTCTGCCCTCACTGCAAAGACGGATCTGGCGCGGCTGCAAGAACTTGCGGTGTATGGTGAAGCCGAAGCTGCCCGGCTCTCGGCGATCGAACAACAACTGGTCGAATTGCGCACCTCGGACCCGAAAGAGATCGTCAAGAGAAACGAACAGCGCATTGCCGACCTGAAGGCTGTTCATACGTCCATCGGTGCCCTGACGCAGGCGATCCAACCGGTGCTCGTGCAAGGCATCGCTGCGACGGCGTCGCGGATAACGGCGCTGGTGGAACAAGGCGCGGCGCTGTCGGCCGCCCGTTTCGGCGGTGAGCCGGTTCAACCTGTCGGAACCCGTGCGTGGCTGGATTTGCTGGCCGCTGCGATTGCATACGGCGAGGAAGCTTATCCAGGAGCTCCATTTCCGTCCCAGACGGATGGAGCCCGCTGCGTGTTGTGTCAACAGACCCTGGATGCCGACAGCGCGGATCGCCTGACTAAGTTCTACCAAACGGCCACTAGCGATGTGGAGGCTCAGCTTGCCGTCACGAGGAGCACCCTCAAATCGCACAACGTTGCGCTAGGCAAGGTAGGACTGTCTTTCTTTGGCGAGGAAAGTGCCGCGCGGCGCACCGTGCAAGAACTCGATGCGGTCCTGGCGGCGGAGATCATCGGGTATATTGAGGGCTTCCGTTCCATTGTTGGCGTGTTGAGCGAAGCGGTGGCAAAGGAGACGGATCCGGCGCTGTCGCTGCTCGCATATGACACCGTCTCGGACCGGGTGTCCGCGCTGGTAGATCGCCTCGCTCAAGACAACGGAAAGCTTCAGCAGAGCGATCCTCAGGTATTAATTGATGCGCTGCTTCTGGAACTGCAACTACTCAAGGACCGACAGTGGCTGGCCGACCACTACATTGCCGTGGCAGAAGCGGTCGAAGACCAGAACTGGGTGCTGAAAGCGAATGCATGCCTTCGCAGTCTGCCAACCATCCAGCGCGATGTCACGAGCAAGCAGAAGGCTCTGGCCAAGGAACTCGTTGCACAAGGTTTCATCGCGCGATTCACCGAGAACTGTACCGCGCTTGGGTTGACACTGCCGGTGCAATTCAAGTTTGCCGGCGAGGCTGGGACTACGGACAGGAAGATCGAAATTGCCAATGCCGGGATGGCCGGAGTTGATCCTTCGCAAGTGCTTAGTGAGGGAGAGCAGACGGCTGCGGCACTGGCCGACTTTCTAACAGAGGTGGAGCTCAACGGTGCTTGTGCGGGGGTGATCTTCGACGATCCAGTAACGTCGATGGATCACGTGCGCAAGGAGTCGATCGCGCAGCGGCTGGTGACCGAAGCCAATCGTAGGCAGGTGGTTGTCTTCACACACGACATCATGTTCACAAACTATCTCGCGGCGGCTGCTAAGGAGAAAGGGGTGGCATTCGCTGGGCGCACAGTATGGCGCGATGACGCCAATTCGCCTGGGGCGATCGATCGGCTGGCCTTTCCGTACGAACACTATGAAGGGGCTGCGCATGAACGGGCCAAGGGGCACTACGAGACGGCACTGACCTTGGCTGGTGACCCGCAGCGGGACGCCATGGAAAAGGCCTGTGGCAGTCTGCGCACTGCCTATGAGGACTTCATCCAGAAGACGCTGTTCAACAACGTGGTGCGGCGTTGGCGTGAGAACATCACGTTCACACTGAATAAGGTGTACTTCGACGAAGCGATCGCGGCGCGCATTCATGATCGAATGGCTGCTTTATCGCGCTACATCGACGCACATTCCCACTCGCAAGACTTCCATGAGGTGCCCCTCACCACTGATTTGATCAAGAGCGAGTTGGCCCATTTCGATGCCATCAAGTCGGACTACAAGAGAGCTCGTTCGGCTTGGGAGAAGGCGAAGCCGAATGCCACCAGTGTCTTCAGCTGA
- a CDS encoding TorF family putative porin, protein MPNMALAQAQSSPVATSSVAEVFSAEQFTPVAQADTSEQAAAPILAPTPTPSPKVSKSPLSGSLALMTDYRFRGISQTWRGAALQGGVEMALPHGLYVGTWLSNVSTNSYPQGQSLEHDIYGGWRGEVAPDWQLDTGLLHYRYPGARLGTAQGGTERFDTTEAYVGATLGGFSAKWSIALTPYFGLRDSTAGSAFASALTPAGSSRGSQYLDWNYQQALGDWATLGVHAGYTHVRNYSDVSYADWRVSLAKTWGIWTASAAWLGTSADAHYYSAMNSQGRMRSLGRSGWVFGLSAAF, encoded by the coding sequence ATGCCCAATATGGCTCTGGCGCAGGCACAAAGCTCACCTGTAGCTACTTCTTCTGTAGCAGAAGTATTTTCTGCAGAGCAATTCACCCCAGTTGCTCAGGCAGACACGTCAGAGCAAGCCGCAGCGCCAATACTGGCGCCCACGCCCACGCCGTCACCGAAGGTATCAAAAAGCCCGCTCAGTGGTAGCTTGGCTTTGATGACCGATTACCGCTTTCGCGGCATTTCTCAAACTTGGCGCGGCGCGGCTCTGCAAGGCGGGGTGGAGATGGCTTTACCACATGGCCTGTATGTGGGAACGTGGCTGTCCAATGTCTCCACCAACAGCTATCCGCAAGGCCAAAGTTTGGAGCACGACATTTATGGCGGCTGGCGCGGCGAAGTGGCGCCCGACTGGCAACTGGACACCGGCTTGCTGCACTACCGCTACCCCGGTGCGCGCCTTGGCACTGCGCAAGGCGGCACTGAGCGCTTTGACACCACAGAGGCTTACGTAGGCGCCACCCTCGGTGGCTTCAGCGCTAAATGGTCGATCGCACTCACCCCCTATTTCGGTCTGCGTGACAGCACGGCAGGTTCTGCTTTTGCCAGCGCTTTAACCCCTGCAGGCAGCAGCCGTGGCAGCCAGTATCTGGATTGGAACTACCAGCAGGCGCTGGGCGACTGGGCCACACTGGGTGTGCATGCGGGCTATACCCATGTGCGCAATTACAGCGATGTCTCTTATGCCGATTGGCGCGTGTCTTTAGCCAAAACCTGGGGCATCTGGACGGCCTCTGCCGCATGGCTGGGCACATCGGCCGACGCCCACTATTACAGCGCCATGAATAGCCAAGGGCGCATGCGCAGCCTCGGTCGCAGCGGCTGGGTTTTTGGCCTGAGCGCCGCCTTTTGA
- the kdpB gene encoding potassium-transporting ATPase subunit KdpB has product MSLKTMTAGTSLWDAQLMRTALWGAVGKLSPRTQWANPVMFVVYLGAILTTLLWLQSMTSEGSKAGFTLALALWLWFTVLFANFAEALAEGRSRAQAASLRGMKRDTVAKVLQQPRYGSSWIPVRASELRKGATLLVEAGDVIALDGTVIEGVASVDESAITGESAPVIREAGGDFSSVTGGTRVLSDWLVMEITVNPGESFLDRMISMVESAKRQKTPNELALTILLVGLTLVFLLVIVTLWPFSAFAVAQAGSGSVVSIAVLVALLVCLIPTTIGGLLSAIGVAGMSRMMQANVIATSGRAVEAAGDVDVLLLDKTGTITLGNRQASELIPAPGATIAQLAEAAQLSSLADETPEGRSVVTLAQEKHGLPERKAADMTTNLQAEFIAFTAQTRMSGVNFATPQGPRSLRKGAADAVRQHVQSLGGSLPAAVQQAVDGVARKGSTPLVVADGAKVLGVIELKDIVKPGMRERFAELRRMGIQTVMVTGDNSLTAAAIAAEAGVDDYLAEAKPEDKLQLIRSHQAAGRLVAMTGDGTNDAPALAQADVAVAMNSGTQAAKEAGNMVDLDSNPTKLIEVVETGKQMLMTRGALTTFSIANDVAKYFAIIPAAFVGTYPQLASLNVMQLHSADSAILSAVIFNAIIIIALVPLALRGVPYRAVGAAVLLRRNLLIYGLGGLIVPFVGIKLIDMLLAAFGLV; this is encoded by the coding sequence ATGAGTCTCAAAACAATGACAGCAGGCACTAGTCTGTGGGATGCGCAACTCATGCGCACCGCCTTGTGGGGTGCCGTAGGCAAGCTCTCGCCGCGCACGCAGTGGGCCAACCCGGTGATGTTTGTGGTGTATCTGGGCGCTATTTTGACCACCTTGCTGTGGTTGCAAAGCATGACCAGCGAAGGCTCCAAAGCCGGTTTTACGCTGGCTTTGGCGCTGTGGCTGTGGTTTACGGTGCTGTTTGCCAACTTTGCCGAAGCACTGGCTGAGGGCCGCAGCCGCGCCCAAGCGGCCAGCCTGCGCGGCATGAAGCGCGACACGGTGGCCAAGGTGCTGCAACAGCCTCGTTATGGCAGCTCATGGATTCCGGTGCGTGCCAGCGAATTGCGTAAGGGTGCCACGCTGCTGGTGGAGGCCGGCGATGTGATCGCGCTCGATGGCACGGTCATCGAAGGCGTGGCCTCGGTCGATGAAAGCGCCATCACGGGCGAGTCGGCCCCGGTGATCCGCGAAGCGGGCGGCGATTTTTCGTCGGTTACCGGAGGCACCCGCGTGCTGTCGGACTGGCTGGTGATGGAGATCACCGTCAACCCCGGCGAGTCATTTTTGGATCGCATGATCTCGATGGTCGAATCGGCCAAGCGCCAAAAAACCCCTAATGAATTGGCGCTGACCATTTTGCTGGTGGGCCTGACCTTGGTGTTCCTGCTGGTCATCGTCACGCTGTGGCCGTTCTCTGCCTTTGCCGTGGCACAGGCAGGCAGCGGCTCGGTTGTGAGCATTGCGGTGCTAGTGGCTTTGCTGGTGTGCTTGATTCCCACCACCATTGGCGGCTTGCTGTCGGCCATTGGCGTGGCGGGCATGAGCCGCATGATGCAGGCCAATGTGATCGCCACCTCAGGCCGCGCAGTGGAAGCTGCAGGCGATGTGGATGTGCTGTTGCTGGACAAAACCGGCACCATCACGCTGGGCAACCGGCAAGCCAGCGAGTTAATCCCTGCCCCCGGCGCGACCATCGCGCAACTGGCCGAGGCCGCGCAGCTTTCATCGCTGGCCGATGAGACACCCGAAGGCCGAAGTGTGGTGACACTGGCCCAAGAAAAGCATGGCCTACCTGAGCGCAAAGCGGCCGACATGACAACGAATTTGCAAGCCGAGTTCATAGCCTTTACCGCACAAACACGCATGAGCGGCGTGAACTTTGCCACGCCCCAAGGCCCACGCAGCCTGCGCAAGGGCGCTGCCGATGCGGTGCGCCAGCATGTGCAGTCGCTCGGTGGCAGCTTACCTGCTGCCGTGCAGCAGGCCGTCGACGGCGTGGCCCGCAAAGGCAGCACCCCGCTGGTGGTGGCCGACGGCGCCAAAGTCTTGGGTGTGATTGAGCTCAAAGATATCGTCAAACCCGGTATGCGCGAGCGCTTTGCTGAGCTGCGCCGCATGGGCATCCAAACGGTGATGGTCACAGGCGACAACTCCCTGACCGCCGCCGCCATTGCCGCCGAAGCCGGTGTGGACGACTACCTGGCCGAGGCCAAGCCCGAGGACAAGCTGCAACTGATCCGCAGCCACCAAGCCGCTGGCCGTTTAGTGGCCATGACAGGCGACGGCACCAACGATGCGCCTGCGCTGGCACAGGCCGATGTGGCCGTGGCCATGAACAGCGGCACACAAGCGGCCAAAGAAGCCGGCAACATGGTGGACTTGGACAGCAACCCCACCAAACTCATTGAAGTGGTGGAAACCGGCAAGCAAATGCTGATGACGCGTGGCGCGCTCACCACCTTCAGCATTGCCAATGATGTGGCGAAATACTTCGCCATCATTCCAGCCGCCTTTGTGGGCACCTACCCGCAGCTGGCGTCGCTGAACGTGATGCAGCTGCACAGTGCGGACTCGGCCATTTTGAGTGCCGTTATCTTCAACGCGATCATCATCATTGCGCTGGTGCCGCTGGCTTTGCGCGGCGTGCCGTACCGCGCCGTGGGCGCCGCCGTGCTGCTGCGGCGCAACCTGCTGATCTATGGGCTAGGCGGGCTGATCGTGCCGTTTGTGGGCATCAAGCTCATAGACATGCTGCTCGCTGCATTCGGTCTGGTCTAG
- the kdpF gene encoding K(+)-transporting ATPase subunit F: MLPSLWIEALAALTALGLFAYLGYALLRPEKF, translated from the coding sequence ATGTTACCCAGCCTCTGGATTGAAGCCTTAGCCGCCCTCACGGCGCTGGGGCTGTTTGCGTATTTGGGCTATGCGCTGCTGCGCCCTGAAAAGTTTTAA
- a CDS encoding site-specific integrase codes for MPTEGSLASASIFLSSALKIEPFTIEDVDASAVADLPVGEHLPDYEQHLHQIDNSWRAGGTHLSRSHSGLWYMRFKVPEAIRAAYPDLPKELRRSTKTRHKIHALAISRKMCLDFLIRHRISETRMGQPDQSRQEQAQTLQPQYSFTVINGTVQLHFSGSPALETLQEATRCLQALQSALAANDPSFALKPAPTPSPAAPLSSETPQILDKGANEEFLTKPVSAETPPCSSSSDPSAHEHSTQSVCGTETPHWLSDAIDRWHGNGAHTFTANTWKHSYAPSFRILREIMGAERRHRILEDGSVQADLLDIRMSDITDRHIHNLLDCLKQLPPNQGSNTAVVEALNRIQQRQRKRQPLPSASSVEKKLGHLLPFFRYAKEAKWIQPDVLDAMHLIQRTASAQLSKALRKKGGKAGYVALSKTELTRLFSHEALTQDSHRNPWKFWVPLLCLHQGVRVSEASQLYTNDIQCIDGIPCISVIEDTQDEASDRSTRPHAKSSEEYRRLKTLSSRRVVPLHPQLIELGFLQFVEQIQQRNPRRATHLFANLPWDEKSMFGRKPARFIIELLKELQIHTPRSKVAHSLRSNFNQELQRTMIPSALISRMLGHSTRQTKDEHYNEADYGPALPFAEILPYLNKMDFALTLPSWEELMRRRSAQRLAKQYSTLL; via the coding sequence ATGCCTACTGAAGGAAGTCTCGCCTCTGCCTCTATTTTTTTGAGTTCAGCTCTCAAAATTGAGCCGTTCACCATCGAAGATGTCGATGCATCCGCTGTCGCAGATTTGCCCGTTGGCGAGCATTTGCCAGACTACGAGCAGCATCTTCATCAAATCGACAATTCTTGGCGAGCTGGAGGCACGCACCTCAGCCGAAGTCACTCCGGCCTCTGGTACATGCGCTTTAAAGTGCCTGAGGCCATTCGCGCCGCCTACCCGGATCTCCCCAAGGAATTGCGCCGTTCCACCAAAACGCGCCATAAAATCCACGCGCTCGCGATTTCTCGAAAAATGTGTCTAGACTTCCTGATCAGGCACAGAATTTCGGAGACGCGCATGGGTCAGCCTGATCAATCGAGACAAGAGCAAGCACAAACACTGCAGCCGCAGTATTCGTTTACCGTGATCAACGGCACGGTGCAGCTGCATTTTTCAGGCAGCCCTGCTCTGGAAACTTTGCAAGAAGCCACCCGCTGCCTTCAAGCACTGCAAAGCGCCTTGGCCGCAAATGATCCAAGCTTTGCGCTGAAGCCTGCCCCCACGCCTAGCCCTGCTGCGCCACTTTCTTCTGAAACCCCTCAGATTCTCGACAAAGGCGCAAACGAAGAGTTTCTAACAAAACCGGTTTCTGCTGAGACTCCCCCCTGCTCTTCCTCCAGTGATCCTTCCGCTCATGAGCACAGCACTCAATCTGTATGCGGGACAGAAACTCCACACTGGCTATCTGACGCCATCGACCGCTGGCATGGCAATGGTGCGCATACGTTCACAGCCAACACATGGAAGCATTCTTACGCCCCTTCGTTTCGAATCTTGCGAGAGATCATGGGTGCCGAGCGGCGCCATCGGATTCTGGAGGACGGCAGCGTCCAAGCCGATCTGCTGGATATTCGCATGAGCGACATTACTGATCGGCATATTCATAACTTGCTCGATTGCCTAAAACAATTGCCGCCCAATCAGGGCAGCAATACCGCCGTTGTCGAAGCCCTGAACCGCATACAGCAGCGCCAGCGTAAAAGGCAGCCCCTACCCAGCGCCAGCAGTGTAGAAAAAAAGTTAGGCCATCTTCTGCCCTTCTTTCGCTACGCCAAAGAAGCTAAGTGGATTCAGCCAGATGTACTGGATGCAATGCACCTCATTCAGCGCACGGCTTCTGCCCAATTAAGTAAAGCGCTACGCAAAAAAGGGGGCAAAGCGGGCTATGTTGCGCTCTCCAAGACCGAACTGACTCGCTTGTTCAGCCACGAAGCGCTCACCCAAGACAGCCACCGTAATCCCTGGAAATTCTGGGTGCCCCTACTGTGCCTGCATCAAGGCGTCCGGGTCTCAGAAGCATCTCAGCTGTACACCAATGACATCCAATGCATTGATGGCATCCCTTGCATTTCGGTCATTGAAGACACGCAAGATGAAGCGAGCGACCGCTCAACGAGACCACATGCCAAGTCCAGTGAGGAATACCGGCGTCTCAAGACCCTGTCCTCAAGACGCGTCGTTCCTCTGCACCCGCAACTAATCGAGCTGGGGTTCCTGCAGTTTGTGGAGCAAATCCAGCAGAGGAATCCCAGAAGGGCCACTCATCTCTTTGCGAACCTGCCATGGGATGAGAAAAGCATGTTCGGGCGCAAACCGGCTCGCTTCATCATTGAGCTACTGAAAGAGCTGCAAATTCATACCCCACGCAGCAAGGTTGCGCACTCACTGCGTTCGAACTTCAACCAGGAATTGCAGCGCACCATGATCCCTAGCGCCCTCATCTCTCGTATGTTGGGTCACTCCACCCGGCAAACCAAAGATGAACACTACAACGAAGCCGACTACGGGCCGGCATTGCCTTTTGCTGAAATCCTGCCCTACCTGAACAAAATGGACTTTGCTCTCACGCTTCCGAGCTGGGAGGAACTCATGCGTAGAAGATCTGCTCAGCGACTGGCGAAGCAATACAGTACCCTGCTTTGA